From a single Lolium rigidum isolate FL_2022 chromosome 7, APGP_CSIRO_Lrig_0.1, whole genome shotgun sequence genomic region:
- the LOC124674909 gene encoding cytochrome c oxidase subunit 6b-3 has product MAEIEIKTAPADFRFPTTNQSRHCFTRYVEFHRCVSAKGDDTSECEKFAKYYRSLCPAEWVDKWNEQRENGTFPGPL; this is encoded by the exons ATGGCCGAG ATTGAGATTAAGACAGCACCAGCTGACTTCCGCTTTCCTACCACAAACCAGTCCAGGCACTGTTTTACTCGCTATGTTGAGTTCCACAG GTGCGTCAGTGCCAAAGGGGATGACACTTCTGAATGTGAGAAATTTGCCAAGTACTACCGATCTCTTTGCCCAGCTGAATGG GTTGACAAGTGGAATGAGCAGAGGGAGAACGGGACATTTCCAGGGCCCCTCTAA